A window of the Corythoichthys intestinalis isolate RoL2023-P3 chromosome 6, ASM3026506v1, whole genome shotgun sequence genome harbors these coding sequences:
- the LOC130917870 gene encoding adenine phosphoribosyltransferase-like, protein MDALEHPNERPRGWYLALMAPNSKGPSFAWLDPSRLYCNSQALADCVKDILSPFWNDTIDLVAGIDAMGFILGASVATTLGKGFLAVRKAGHLCVSSQQQTYTDYTGREKTMEVREDVLKPGVRVLLVDQWIETGGTMKAAIQLLERMGAIIVGVAAVAMENTEGGKWIQDNYKCSHCIPAELQKQIDQKCLDSFKSFKKS, encoded by the exons ATGGACGCGCTGGAACACCCGAATGAGCGTCCCCGAGGCTGGTATCTGGCCCTAATGGCACCCAACAGCAAGGGACCGTCGTTTGCCTGGCTGGACCCGTCCAGACTGTACTGCAACTCGCAG GCCCTGGCAGACTGTGTCAAAGATATTCTCAGCCCCTTTTGGAACGACACCATCGACCTGGTGGCCGGGATAGACGCCATGGGATTCATTCTAG GTGCATCTGTCGCCACCACGCTGGGCAAAGGCTTCCTTGCGGTGCGTAAAGCTGGACATCTTTGCGTGAGCAGCCAACAGCAAACTTACACCGACTACACTGGCAGGGAGAAGACCATGGAGGTACGAGAGGATGTGCTTAAACCTG GTGTGAGGGTTTTGTTAGTGGACCAGTGGATCGAGACCGGAGGAACCATGAAGGCTGCCATTCAGTTGCTGGAGAGGATGGGAGCCATCATTGTCG GTGTTGCCGCTGTGGCTATGGAGAATACGGAAGGAGGCAAGTGGATTCAagacaattacaaatgctcgCACTGCATCCCTGCGGAGCTCCAGAAACAAATCGATCAAAAATGTTTGGACTCCTTCAAAAGCTTCAAGAAATCATGA